The following proteins come from a genomic window of Heyndrickxia acidicola:
- a CDS encoding DUF6230 family protein — translation MNEGIAVVRGKTSKKSFFISFLVGLLALGGLLLGFGANGVMADVPMSGIGQFNVSFDQMTGKGFHLYGSLYSDNNAAKPVFVNQIDDVTISGLVISKDVSFGPLGNYTVKITAGSGNTPVHITGLTQKAALIQGDAQFTNMDISEHNVDLSNPANASKEFTQGSDTITIKNGSLDTSYLFQQAVSLPGMKVEFVKR, via the coding sequence ATGAACGAGGGGATTGCGGTTGTCAGAGGGAAAACCTCTAAAAAAAGTTTTTTTATCTCTTTTCTTGTCGGCTTGCTTGCTTTAGGAGGGCTATTATTAGGCTTTGGGGCAAATGGAGTAATGGCGGATGTACCGATGAGCGGAATCGGCCAATTCAACGTTTCTTTTGATCAAATGACCGGTAAGGGCTTCCATCTTTACGGTTCCTTGTACTCCGATAATAATGCAGCCAAGCCTGTCTTCGTCAACCAGATTGATGATGTGACCATTTCAGGTCTCGTCATTTCAAAGGATGTCAGCTTTGGCCCATTGGGGAATTATACGGTAAAAATTACAGCAGGCAGCGGCAATACTCCAGTCCATATCACAGGCTTGACGCAAAAAGCCGCACTGATTCAAGGGGATGCCCAGTTTACAAATATGGACATCAGTGAGCACAACGTGGATTTAAGTAATCCCGCTAATGCCAGCAAGGAATTTACTCAAGGGTCTGACACGATTACCATCAAAAACGGCAGCCTTGATACCAGTTACTTATTCCAGCAGGCTGTTTCATTGCCTGGCATGAAGGTGGAATTTGTTAAAAGGTAA